One window of Gloeothece citriformis PCC 7424 genomic DNA carries:
- a CDS encoding NAD(P)/FAD-dependent oxidoreductase, whose translation MTNSDIIVIGGGITGSALSYELAKKGLKVLLLEKDAIADNATQYSYGGLAYWSGTTELTRQLCQEGINIHRNLSAELDADTEFREISLILTIDAGDDPNLVFQNYGRFAIPPQLLTVEQGCEVEPLLNPKAISGVLKLPHGHINTQKTSKAYQQGFCRLGGEIKIEQVTKLLREKNRIIGVETPQGSYFADKVIVAAGGLSRFLLAEAGINVRLYFTHAQLIKTPPIKDIKLRTLIMPAVQKRLIMESNCTQTEREDLWTNPSSELMEGIIEPGAIQFLDHSFVLGQISQVRTDYRAAIDPVTSEAEIRTEIGRLLPLLHNIPGTWHSCLVAFANNSRPLVGEINNFSGIYLFSGFTSPLVFAPPLARHFASWIGGENDKIIRQLSPVS comes from the coding sequence ATGACTAACTCTGACATTATTGTTATTGGCGGTGGAATTACCGGTTCTGCCTTAAGCTATGAATTAGCTAAAAAAGGATTAAAGGTTCTACTCCTAGAAAAAGATGCGATCGCTGATAATGCAACACAGTATAGTTATGGTGGGTTAGCTTATTGGTCAGGAACAACAGAATTAACCCGTCAACTCTGTCAAGAAGGCATTAATATTCACCGCAATTTATCAGCAGAATTAGACGCAGATACAGAGTTTCGTGAAATCAGTTTAATTTTAACCATCGATGCCGGCGATGATCCTAATTTAGTCTTTCAAAATTATGGGCGCTTTGCTATTCCTCCTCAATTATTAACGGTTGAACAAGGGTGTGAAGTTGAACCTCTTCTTAATCCTAAAGCCATTTCCGGGGTGTTAAAACTGCCTCATGGTCATATCAATACTCAAAAAACCAGTAAAGCTTATCAACAAGGATTTTGTCGTTTAGGAGGGGAAATCAAAATAGAACAAGTGACGAAACTTTTACGAGAAAAAAATCGGATTATAGGCGTTGAAACCCCACAAGGAAGTTATTTTGCTGATAAAGTTATTGTCGCTGCCGGAGGGTTAAGTCGTTTTCTATTAGCAGAGGCAGGGATTAACGTTAGACTCTATTTTACCCATGCTCAACTCATTAAAACTCCCCCAATCAAAGACATAAAACTTCGGACTTTGATCATGCCCGCCGTGCAAAAACGCTTAATTATGGAGTCTAATTGTACCCAAACCGAAAGAGAGGACTTATGGACTAATCCCAGTTCAGAGTTAATGGAGGGAATTATAGAACCTGGAGCAATTCAATTTCTAGATCACAGTTTTGTTTTAGGGCAAATTAGTCAAGTCCGAACCGATTATCGTGCTGCAATTGATCCCGTTACCAGTGAAGCCGAAATAAGGACAGAGATAGGCAGACTACTACCTCTATTACACAATATACCAGGAACATGGCACAGTTGTCTAGTGGCTTTTGCCAATAATTCTCGTCCTTTGGTGGGAGAAATTAACAATTTTTCTGGGATTTATTTGTTTTCAGGATTTACCAGCCCTTTAGTTTTTGCTCCTCCATTAGCCAGACATTTTGCCAGTTGGATAGGAGGAGAAAATGATAAAATTATCCGTCAATTATCCCCGGTAAGTTAA
- a CDS encoding alkaline phosphatase D family protein: MTKMLNRRKFLSQSGLVGAGVIATNLLSKSSLSQVKAPAIITSDRERPKIPYGVASGDISQEGIVIWSKSERPSRIIVEYAVDESFRQAKKIVGSVVSSTTDYTGKIYLSNLPKDQDIFYRVFFQDIDNSKILSEPVIGYFRTPPKKGKDIFFAWSGDTAGQGWGINLDWGGMKIYQTISQLNPDFFIHCGDYIYADNPIESEVKLKNGEIWRNLTTEETSKVAETLTEFRGRYIYNLLDENVRNFNAKIPQIVQWDDHETTNNWYPTEQLLNDDRYTVKNVDLLASRAKQAFFEYTPIRHGKNEPKRIYRSINYSPSLDIFLVDLRSYRGVNSANRQPRLSEETNYFGGQQLRWLQQQLLASKATWKVISSDMPIGLIVRDGKSAFEAMANGDGEPLGRELEMVELLRFIKQNNLKNIVWLTADVHYAAVHYYNPNKAQFQDFNPFWEFVTGPLHAGSFGTNQLDNTFGIEVKFQSFPPEQNFPPTEGYQHFGTVNIDGVTEVMTVQQRNLLGDILYTVELQPEV, translated from the coding sequence ATGACTAAAATGTTAAATCGGCGTAAATTTTTATCCCAATCAGGACTTGTAGGTGCTGGAGTTATTGCGACCAATTTATTATCTAAATCCAGTTTATCTCAAGTTAAAGCCCCGGCTATTATTACCTCAGATAGAGAGCGTCCCAAGATTCCTTATGGGGTAGCGAGTGGGGATATTTCTCAAGAGGGTATAGTGATTTGGAGTAAAAGCGAGCGCCCCTCTCGTATCATTGTAGAATATGCTGTTGATGAATCTTTTCGTCAGGCTAAAAAAATAGTCGGATCAGTTGTTTCATCCACGACAGATTACACCGGAAAAATTTATTTATCTAACTTACCTAAAGATCAAGATATTTTCTATCGTGTATTTTTTCAAGATATAGATAATAGTAAGATTTTAAGTGAACCCGTTATTGGATATTTTCGGACTCCTCCTAAAAAGGGAAAAGATATCTTTTTTGCATGGTCAGGGGATACAGCCGGACAAGGTTGGGGAATTAATCTTGATTGGGGAGGAATGAAAATTTATCAGACCATTAGTCAACTTAATCCCGATTTTTTTATTCATTGTGGGGATTATATTTATGCCGATAATCCAATTGAATCTGAAGTTAAACTTAAAAATGGGGAAATTTGGCGCAACTTAACCACAGAAGAAACCTCAAAAGTGGCTGAAACTTTGACAGAATTTAGAGGTCGTTACATTTATAACCTTTTAGATGAAAATGTCCGTAATTTTAACGCCAAAATACCTCAGATTGTCCAATGGGATGACCATGAAACCACTAATAACTGGTATCCCACAGAACAGTTATTAAACGATGACCGCTATACAGTTAAAAATGTAGATTTATTAGCGAGTAGAGCAAAACAAGCCTTTTTTGAATATACTCCTATTCGTCATGGGAAAAATGAACCCAAACGGATATATCGTTCTATTAATTATAGTCCCTCGTTAGATATTTTTTTAGTCGACTTACGCAGTTATCGAGGGGTAAATTCTGCCAACCGTCAACCCCGTTTAAGCGAAGAAACTAACTATTTTGGGGGTCAACAATTACGATGGTTACAACAACAATTACTCGCTTCAAAAGCGACATGGAAAGTGATTAGTAGTGATATGCCCATAGGATTAATTGTCAGGGATGGAAAATCTGCATTTGAAGCCATGGCCAATGGAGACGGAGAACCCTTGGGACGGGAATTAGAAATGGTAGAATTATTGCGTTTTATTAAACAAAATAATCTAAAAAATATAGTTTGGTTAACTGCGGATGTTCATTATGCCGCCGTTCATTATTACAACCCTAATAAAGCTCAATTTCAAGATTTTAATCCTTTTTGGGAATTTGTGACAGGGCCTTTACACGCGGGAAGTTTTGGGACGAATCAGCTTGATAATACGTTTGGGATTGAAGTTAAATTCCAGAGTTTTCCTCCTGAACAAAATTTTCCCCCAACAGAAGGTTATCAACATTTTGGGACAGTTAACATTGATGGAGTGACTGAAGTTATGACGGTACAACAACGAAATTTATTAGGAGATATTCTTTATACAGTAGAGTTACAGCCAGAAGTATAG
- a CDS encoding Mov34/MPN/PAD-1 family protein, with protein sequence MIKLTSKHLQQITQQAEKTYPEECCGLLLGKLEPDTNHVIEVRATENSWNNQDFEFLSLTEGSKRDRFTIAPEVILKIQKEARDRNLLIIGVYHSHPDHPAIPSEFDRLIAWSQYSYIVVSVQAGKAVDLRSWKLDDSHQFESEEILLIDETF encoded by the coding sequence ATGATTAAACTTACCTCAAAACATCTACAACAAATTACCCAACAGGCTGAAAAAACTTATCCTGAAGAATGCTGCGGCTTACTATTAGGTAAACTTGAGCCAGATACAAATCATGTCATCGAAGTGAGAGCAACAGAAAATAGTTGGAACAACCAAGATTTTGAATTTTTATCTCTCACAGAAGGAAGTAAACGAGATCGTTTTACCATTGCACCGGAAGTCATTTTAAAAATTCAAAAAGAAGCCCGCGATCGCAATCTATTAATTATCGGTGTATATCATTCCCATCCCGACCATCCGGCCATTCCTTCAGAGTTTGATCGTTTAATTGCTTGGTCACAGTATTCTTATATTGTTGTGTCTGTACAAGCCGGAAAAGCCGTAGATCTCCGAAGTTGGAAACTGGATGATAGTCATCAATTTGAATCAGAAGAAATCCTCTTGATTGATGAAACTTTTTAG
- a CDS encoding energy-coupling factor ABC transporter permease: protein MFRLSLLFPDTSYLALHIPDGFLSLPVSLFCWIATIILIVMALKHVQADYQERAVPLMGVCAAFIFAAQMINFPIPGGTSGHLLGGTLAGVLLGPWAGSLVMIVVFIVQAVFFQDGGLTVLGANTFNMGLIGTFAGYYVYRAIRFSFGRNSWRGMLIGVAVASWLSVVVAAVLTAGQLALSGTVPLIVGLVAMLAWHVVIGIGEAIITVIAVGYIWRSRPDLLYDRPRPAQQQLAQDREKV from the coding sequence ATGTTTAGATTATCTTTACTTTTTCCGGATACATCCTATCTGGCGTTGCACATTCCCGATGGCTTTTTAAGTCTGCCGGTGAGCTTATTCTGCTGGATAGCGACCATAATTTTAATCGTCATGGCACTCAAGCACGTTCAAGCGGACTATCAAGAACGGGCTGTTCCCTTAATGGGGGTGTGTGCTGCCTTTATTTTTGCCGCGCAAATGATTAATTTTCCCATTCCTGGGGGAACATCGGGTCATTTATTGGGAGGAACTCTCGCCGGGGTTTTATTAGGCCCTTGGGCAGGGAGTTTAGTTATGATCGTGGTGTTTATTGTTCAGGCCGTTTTCTTTCAAGATGGAGGCTTAACCGTACTCGGTGCTAATACCTTCAATATGGGTCTGATTGGCACATTTGCAGGGTATTATGTCTATCGGGCGATTCGCTTCAGTTTTGGTCGTAATAGCTGGCGAGGAATGTTAATCGGCGTTGCGGTAGCCAGTTGGTTAAGTGTAGTGGTGGCTGCTGTGTTGACTGCGGGACAATTAGCCCTATCTGGAACAGTGCCCTTAATTGTCGGTCTTGTCGCCATGCTAGCATGGCACGTTGTAATTGGCATTGGTGAGGCTATTATTACCGTGATTGCCGTCGGTTATATTTGGCGATCGCGCCCGGATTTACTCTACGATCGTCCTCGTCCTGCTCAACAACAATTAGCTCAAGATAGAGAAAAGGTGTAA
- a CDS encoding PDGLE domain-containing protein — protein sequence MNNRNRVFILTGLGIALIVAVFLSPFASPDPDGLDRVSQDLEFEDRAIEDAPAKKLPFYGVFEEYALRGVPEGIATPLAGLIGTLATFGIAWGIGKLVVRRSALDSSSDSNRFE from the coding sequence ATGAATAATCGAAATCGTGTATTTATCCTTACTGGGTTAGGAATTGCTTTAATTGTGGCGGTATTTTTGTCGCCTTTTGCTAGTCCGGATCCGGATGGATTAGACCGGGTATCTCAAGATTTAGAATTTGAGGATAGAGCCATTGAAGATGCACCGGCGAAAAAGTTGCCGTTTTATGGAGTATTTGAAGAGTATGCTCTTAGAGGAGTTCCCGAAGGAATAGCCACTCCTTTGGCCGGTTTAATTGGCACATTAGCCACTTTTGGCATAGCGTGGGGTATTGGTAAACTTGTCGTTCGTCGTTCTGCCCTGGATAGTTCTTCTGATTCTAATCGTTTTGAGTAA
- the cbiQ gene encoding cobalt ECF transporter T component CbiQ gives MLLHIHGFQRQSNPQPYTLWHSLTPQTRLLCTIIGVFAIALTPNGQWKTWGVYGLAVLFVILLSRTSIPQLLARVAIEFAFVGVVLLGTLFRREGEIVWSWGLIEITDVGLMVLGSVTIKVFLSLLMVNVLTLTTSISSLFQALLALKTPPLLVAIMASMYRYLKVLIDEFTTMRRAAMSRNLMSNKWATRRVIGNMIGALFIRTYQRGERIYQAMLARGYQGLPPIDKLPSYRKRDVFALGLTGVIVVLGQFVSFIIDH, from the coding sequence ATGCTTTTGCATATTCATGGGTTTCAACGACAGTCTAACCCTCAACCCTACACACTTTGGCATTCTTTAACTCCTCAAACTCGTTTGTTATGTACCATAATTGGCGTTTTTGCCATTGCTTTGACTCCCAATGGTCAATGGAAAACTTGGGGAGTCTACGGACTGGCGGTTCTGTTTGTGATTTTATTAAGTCGAACTTCTATCCCTCAATTATTAGCTAGGGTCGCTATTGAGTTTGCTTTCGTGGGAGTGGTGTTATTGGGGACATTGTTTCGTCGTGAGGGGGAAATTGTTTGGTCATGGGGGTTGATTGAAATTACCGATGTTGGGTTAATGGTCTTAGGGAGTGTCACCATAAAAGTATTTCTCTCCCTATTGATGGTCAATGTATTAACCCTGACCACTTCTATTTCTTCTTTATTTCAAGCTTTATTAGCTCTGAAAACCCCCCCTTTACTGGTGGCAATTATGGCTTCGATGTATCGTTATCTTAAAGTCTTGATTGATGAATTTACGACGATGCGTCGCGCCGCTATGTCTCGCAATTTAATGAGTAATAAATGGGCAACTCGTCGCGTCATTGGTAATATGATTGGGGCTTTATTTATTCGCACTTATCAACGAGGAGAACGCATTTATCAAGCTATGTTAGCTAGAGGATATCAAGGTTTACCTCCTATTGATAAGTTACCGTCTTATAGAAAACGAGATGTATTTGCGTTGGGTTTGACAGGAGTTATTGTTGTTTTGGGACAATTTGTTTCATTCATCATTGATCATTAA
- a CDS encoding manganese efflux pump MntP family protein yields MEILTTTFLSLGLAADAFAVSLTSGFSIKHIKLNKALKIALFFGCFQAIMPFIGWSAGLTFRDFISSFDHWIAFGLLSYIGGKMIYESMEEEKEDKKFNPLDSYTLTTLAIATSIDALAAGIGLSVLKGSILLACTLIGFITFGLCFIGVFIGHRFGDILNQKIEIVGGVVLILIGTKILLEHLGFSLV; encoded by the coding sequence ATGGAAATACTGACAACTACTTTTCTATCCCTTGGACTAGCAGCCGATGCTTTTGCTGTTTCTTTAACCAGTGGCTTTAGTATCAAACATATCAAACTCAATAAGGCTTTGAAAATCGCCCTATTCTTTGGCTGTTTTCAAGCAATCATGCCTTTTATTGGCTGGAGTGCCGGTTTGACTTTTAGAGACTTTATTTCCAGTTTTGATCATTGGATAGCTTTTGGACTCTTAAGTTATATCGGCGGAAAAATGATTTATGAGTCGATGGAAGAAGAGAAAGAAGATAAAAAGTTTAATCCTCTTGATTCTTATACTTTAACCACTTTAGCTATTGCTACTAGCATTGATGCTTTAGCCGCAGGGATAGGGTTATCAGTATTAAAAGGCTCTATTTTATTAGCCTGTACTTTGATTGGATTTATTACTTTTGGGTTGTGCTTTATCGGAGTATTTATTGGTCATCGTTTTGGCGATATTCTCAATCAAAAAATAGAAATTGTTGGGGGAGTTGTTTTAATTTTAATTGGCACTAAAATTTTATTAGAACATTTAGGCTTTAGCTTAGTTTAG
- a CDS encoding hybrid sensor histidine kinase/response regulator, with protein sequence MTNDKGNILVVDDTPDNLRLLAAMLSKKGYTVRKALNGQIAIATVHSVPPDIILLDINMPNMNGYQVCQTLKADEQTKDIPIIFISALDDVIDKVKAFNMGGVDYITKPFQGEEVIARIENQLTICRQKKQLQQEILDKQKAQEALQVYLHAVSHDLRNPVIAMSMIFNHLLKSANELEPKISIPRSTFQQLVNSCDRQLSLINSLVEIQQYDVWGVSLDCRPLNLYDFAQQLAIEWELRLQEHQAILDNQISPDLPKVYADNHQLWRVYENLINNALKYNSPELKIILDAEILEEKTDNQSTSIMIRCTVTDNGIGMTGEVAKGLFERYYRGQHTRHTAGLGLGLYLCRQIIEAHGGKIGVITHPDDGAKFWFTLPVYESKLS encoded by the coding sequence ATGACTAATGATAAAGGAAACATCCTGGTTGTTGATGATACCCCGGACAATTTGCGCCTTTTAGCGGCAATGCTGTCAAAAAAAGGCTATACCGTGCGAAAAGCCCTCAATGGACAAATAGCCATTGCTACGGTTCACAGTGTCCCCCCAGATATTATTTTACTTGATATTAATATGCCTAATATGAATGGCTATCAAGTTTGTCAAACCCTTAAAGCGGATGAACAAACTAAAGATATTCCAATTATTTTTATTAGTGCCCTTGATGATGTAATCGATAAAGTTAAGGCGTTTAATATGGGGGGAGTTGATTATATTACTAAACCTTTTCAAGGAGAAGAAGTTATTGCCAGAATTGAAAATCAGCTTACTATCTGTCGTCAAAAAAAACAACTTCAACAAGAAATTTTAGACAAACAAAAAGCACAAGAAGCTTTACAAGTGTATCTCCATGCTGTCTCTCACGACTTACGCAACCCGGTTATTGCTATGTCAATGATTTTTAATCATTTACTTAAATCAGCTAATGAGTTAGAGCCAAAAATTTCTATTCCCCGTTCCACTTTTCAACAATTAGTTAATAGTTGCGATCGCCAGTTATCCTTAATCAACTCATTAGTAGAAATACAGCAATATGATGTGTGGGGAGTGAGTTTAGACTGTCGCCCTTTAAATCTGTATGATTTTGCTCAACAATTAGCCATTGAATGGGAACTAAGATTACAGGAACATCAAGCCATTTTAGATAATCAAATTTCTCCAGACTTACCCAAAGTTTACGCGGATAATCATCAACTTTGGCGAGTCTATGAAAATTTAATTAATAATGCCCTTAAATATAATTCACCGGAACTTAAAATTATCCTCGATGCTGAAATTTTAGAAGAAAAAACCGACAATCAATCAACATCTATAATGATTCGTTGTACCGTAACAGATAATGGGATTGGGATGACGGGTGAAGTTGCTAAGGGATTATTTGAACGGTATTATCGAGGACAGCACACAAGACACACCGCCGGGTTAGGATTAGGATTATATTTATGCCGTCAAATTATTGAGGCTCATGGGGGAAAAATAGGGGTTATTACTCATCCGGATGATGGGGCAAAGTTTTGGTTTACTTTGCCGGTTTATGAGTCTAAACTAAGCTAA
- a CDS encoding Rieske 2Fe-2S domain-containing protein, which yields MTSTELISSNTLSATPSFNQTDELPAGGLDANHFDWQEVWYPIHYVKDLDKTKPTPFTLLDRKLVIWWDKNASVWRVFDDKCPHRLALLSEGRINEQGLIECPYHGWTFSGSGKCEFIPQQREGTNAEESKRACVTSLPTTVCQGLLFTYPGNPENAPKVKVPIIESLEDNSGEWVCIDTFRDLPYDALTLLENVLDASHVPFTHHGTVGNRNNAAPVELELVKSGRQGFTGIWEEGPRKGTLGKQDTLFIAPNFMTHDLTSKQFGRTLTVVYATPISKGKCRLFARFPFQFSSKLPKFFINLTPRWYSHTNQNTILEDDQIFLHYQERFLEEAGGSQNYTKACYLPTKADIYVNGLRQWVNDYDAEPFKDQPLPPPLPKEQLLDRYYSHTVHCGSCSKALANIQRLKMALGILTAIALILTPLAVTYREFLPILTLWILTGISFMSGASWLGLGILEKRFYQGSSLPSRNIQK from the coding sequence ATGACATCAACTGAATTAATTTCCTCTAACACTCTCTCAGCAACCCCATCTTTTAATCAAACCGATGAATTACCCGCCGGCGGTTTAGATGCTAATCACTTCGACTGGCAAGAAGTTTGGTATCCTATTCACTATGTCAAAGATTTAGATAAAACTAAACCAACTCCTTTTACTCTATTAGACCGAAAATTAGTGATTTGGTGGGACAAAAACGCCTCTGTGTGGCGAGTATTTGACGATAAATGTCCTCACCGTCTCGCCTTATTATCAGAAGGACGTATTAATGAACAGGGTTTGATAGAATGCCCTTATCATGGTTGGACGTTTTCCGGTTCGGGTAAATGTGAATTTATCCCCCAACAAAGAGAAGGAACAAACGCAGAGGAGTCTAAACGCGCTTGTGTCACTTCTTTACCCACCACTGTCTGTCAAGGGTTATTATTTACCTATCCCGGCAACCCGGAAAACGCCCCAAAAGTTAAAGTTCCTATCATTGAATCTTTAGAAGATAACTCCGGTGAATGGGTTTGTATTGATACGTTTAGAGACCTTCCTTATGATGCCCTAACTTTATTAGAAAATGTCCTTGATGCTAGTCATGTTCCGTTTACTCATCATGGTACAGTAGGAAATCGTAACAATGCTGCCCCTGTAGAATTAGAGTTAGTAAAATCAGGACGACAAGGGTTTACCGGTATTTGGGAAGAAGGGCCAAGAAAAGGCACTTTAGGAAAACAAGATACCCTTTTTATTGCTCCCAATTTTATGACACATGACCTTACTTCTAAACAATTTGGGAGAACCTTAACGGTTGTTTATGCCACTCCCATTAGTAAAGGTAAATGTCGTTTATTTGCCCGGTTTCCTTTTCAGTTTTCGTCTAAATTACCTAAGTTTTTTATTAACTTAACTCCTCGCTGGTATTCTCATACGAATCAAAATACAATTTTAGAAGATGACCAAATTTTTCTCCATTATCAAGAACGCTTTTTAGAAGAAGCAGGAGGAAGTCAAAATTATACTAAAGCTTGCTATTTACCCACCAAAGCAGATATTTATGTGAATGGGTTGCGTCAATGGGTAAATGATTATGATGCTGAACCCTTTAAAGATCAACCTTTACCCCCTCCTTTACCTAAAGAACAACTCTTAGATAGATATTATTCCCATACGGTTCACTGTGGCAGTTGTTCAAAAGCGTTAGCTAATATTCAACGCTTGAAGATGGCACTAGGAATATTAACAGCGATCGCTCTTATTTTAACGCCTCTTGCTGTTACCTATCGGGAATTTTTACCGATTTTAACACTTTGGATACTCACCGGCATCAGTTTCATGAGTGGTGCAAGTTGGTTAGGATTAGGCATACTAGAGAAAAGATTCTATCAAGGGTCTTCTCTCCCTTCTAGAAATATCCAAAAATAG
- a CDS encoding SPL family radical SAM protein translates to MNIAKGTENIVNPLQESALNKKGLCDYVINIASGCLHGCTFCYVPSTPAIRTRQKQLQTQGVNDPQQDWGKYLFVREEIPEKLEAILSRKQSWRTTEAGRGVTLLCSGTDPYQNQHTASVTRQTVKVLLKYHKRVRILTRGLLWVHDLELLRHPNVTIGMSIPNLDDKFSRQIEPQAPPPSERYKALKKGFKAECRLYIAAAPTPPYMGIEQFKKHLDELMKLDPEVIFWEPINARGTNGKRMLAAGLDFTKSVMNKQSWAEHFIRQWEAIEQAADEIGCKERLHIWPDKELKGYVDLQKLEFWWSRPTVEKWENKPQLKKNISYQEENNFLMNLN, encoded by the coding sequence ATGAACATAGCTAAAGGAACTGAAAACATTGTCAATCCTCTTCAAGAAAGTGCGCTTAACAAAAAAGGTCTTTGTGATTATGTTATTAATATAGCATCAGGATGCTTACACGGTTGCACTTTTTGCTATGTACCATCTACACCAGCTATTAGAACCAGACAAAAACAATTACAAACTCAAGGAGTAAATGATCCTCAACAAGACTGGGGCAAATATTTATTTGTTCGTGAAGAAATTCCTGAAAAGCTTGAAGCAATTCTTAGCCGAAAACAATCATGGCGAACAACTGAAGCTGGTAGAGGAGTTACTCTACTTTGTTCGGGAACTGATCCCTATCAAAATCAACACACAGCTTCTGTGACTCGTCAAACCGTTAAAGTTTTGCTCAAATATCACAAAAGAGTTAGAATCTTGACTCGTGGTTTGTTATGGGTTCATGACCTTGAGCTACTTCGACATCCTAATGTTACTATAGGTATGAGTATTCCAAATTTAGATGATAAATTTAGTCGTCAAATAGAACCACAAGCACCGCCTCCTAGTGAGCGTTACAAAGCTCTTAAAAAAGGTTTTAAAGCAGAATGTCGCTTATATATTGCAGCAGCACCAACACCTCCTTATATGGGAATTGAACAGTTTAAAAAGCACTTAGATGAACTTATGAAACTCGATCCAGAAGTTATATTTTGGGAACCAATTAATGCTCGTGGAACTAATGGAAAACGAATGTTAGCGGCTGGGTTAGATTTTACTAAATCTGTAATGAATAAACAATCATGGGCTGAACATTTTATAAGACAATGGGAAGCTATCGAACAAGCTGCTGATGAGATTGGATGTAAAGAACGCCTACATATTTGGCCAGATAAAGAACTAAAAGGATATGTCGATTTGCAAAAGTTAGAATTTTGGTGGTCACGACCAACTGTAGAAAAATGGGAAAATAAACCTCAATTAAAAAAAAATATCTCTTATCAAGAAGAAAATAATTTTTTGATGAATTTAAATTAG
- the tcmP gene encoding three-Cys-motif partner protein TcmP, translating to MSNNKTSWNSNGNNLPEIPPHTKAKHQILKEYLKRYIITLCGNNRGKRKTLTFIDGFCGGGAYRDPDTNFQLWEGSPLIMIKSVYEALEIIKTEKSKPDYEINAQFIFIDSNPDHINCLKQQLENFGFSSYVNNPEKCILEVGEFETCIHKHIERLKKRKGSSFFFLDPFGFSDVSMHTIREIIGLGKSEILYTYMIEDVIRHLKTRKTTSKNAYYTILESDNYYDEKSLNFLRKRDKQKYIKDETYRLFRERGQVPCVYSFALLPNKTQPKYYLMHLASRPPAQREIKYTLWDHNTLNLVYQFDYGIYGLGFRTPDYYEKNLSVIDIEKENKSQCIKNLHEELMPIIYNNPEGIILKDLHNSTMQKNPATFDDYIQVINEQVSEGDLQVLRKGKLTKAKKLEPGDIIVKNKCKQLILF from the coding sequence ATGAGTAATAATAAAACTTCTTGGAACAGTAACGGAAACAATTTACCCGAAATACCACCTCATACAAAAGCCAAACATCAAATCTTAAAAGAGTATTTAAAGAGATATATAATTACTCTTTGTGGAAATAATAGGGGAAAACGAAAGACATTAACATTTATTGATGGTTTTTGTGGTGGGGGTGCTTATCGTGATCCAGATACTAATTTTCAATTGTGGGAGGGATCTCCTTTAATTATGATTAAAAGTGTTTATGAAGCACTAGAAATCATAAAAACTGAAAAATCTAAGCCCGATTATGAAATCAATGCCCAATTTATTTTTATTGATAGTAACCCCGATCACATCAACTGTCTTAAACAACAACTTGAAAATTTTGGGTTTTCAAGTTATGTCAACAATCCCGAAAAATGTATTTTAGAAGTTGGTGAATTTGAAACCTGTATTCATAAACACATAGAAAGACTTAAAAAAAGGAAAGGGTCTTCTTTTTTCTTTCTAGATCCCTTTGGTTTTTCTGATGTTTCTATGCACACAATCAGAGAGATAATTGGCTTGGGTAAATCAGAAATACTTTATACCTATATGATTGAGGATGTAATTAGACATTTGAAAACCAGAAAAACGACTTCTAAAAATGCTTACTATACCATTTTAGAATCTGATAATTATTATGATGAAAAAAGTTTGAACTTTTTAAGAAAACGTGATAAACAAAAATATATAAAAGATGAAACTTATAGATTATTTAGAGAAAGAGGACAAGTGCCTTGTGTATATAGCTTTGCCCTTTTACCTAACAAAACTCAACCAAAATATTATTTGATGCACTTAGCTAGTCGCCCTCCTGCACAAAGAGAGATTAAATACACTCTTTGGGATCATAATACATTAAATTTAGTATATCAGTTTGATTATGGTATTTATGGTCTTGGTTTTAGAACTCCTGATTACTATGAAAAAAATCTATCTGTAATTGACATAGAAAAAGAGAACAAAAGTCAATGTATAAAAAATCTTCATGAAGAGTTAATGCCAATTATTTATAATAATCCTGAAGGAATTATTTTAAAAGATTTGCACAATTCAACAATGCAAAAAAATCCAGCTACTTTTGATGATTATATTCAGGTTATCAATGAGCAAGTAAGCGAAGGGGATTTACAAGTTTTAAGAAAAGGTAAGCTAACTAAAGCTAAGAAACTTGAGCCTGGGGATATTATTGTGAAAAATAAATGTAAGCAATTAATTCTTTTTTAG